TACCAGCAGGCCCAGCTGGCGATGGGCGTGTGGAGCCCCAAGACCCTCTCGGTAGGAGACCTCTTCATCGGCGCGCTCGTCCCGGGCGTGCTGCTGGTGGTCGCCTATATCCTCTACGTGACCCTGACCGCCTGGCTGAGGCCCAGCCTGGCCCCGCCGGTGGACCGCCAGGCACTGATGGAAGAGCTCGGGCACAGCGGCAGCCTCTGGCCCCTGCTGCTCAAGGGACTGCTGCCGCCGGTGCTGCTGATCGTCGCCGTGCTGGGCTCGATCCTCGGCGGCTTCGCCACGCCCACCGAGGCCTCGGCGGTAGGTGCCGCCGGGGCCTTCCTGCTGGCGCTGGCCAACCGCCGGCTGAATCTTCGCATGCTGCGCGAGGTGGTCCACTCCACCGCCCAGGTCACCAGCATGGTGTTCCTGATCCTGATCGGTGCCGCCCTCTTCTCGCTGGTGTTCCGCGCCTTCGGTGGCGAGGAACTGGTCATCGAGCTGTTCGAGGCGCTGCCCGGCGGCGTCGTGGGCGCCACCCTGGTGGTGATGCTGGTGATCTTCCTGCTCGGCTTCATCCTCGACTTCATCGAGATCACCTTCGTGGTGGTACCCATCGTTGGCCCGGTGCTGCTGGCCATGGGGCTCGACCCCATCTGGCTGGGGATCATGATCGCGGTGAACCTGCAGACCTCGTTCCTGACGCCCCCCTTCGGCTTCGCGCTCTTCTACCTGCGCGGTGTCACGCCCGAGTCGGTGCCCACCTCGGCGATCTACCGTGGCGTGATCCCCTTTATCCTGATCCAGCTCGGCATGCTGGGGGCACTGGCACTGTTCCCGGCGCTGGCGACCTGGCTGCCCTCGGTGATATAGGTTCGCTACCGGCAGAGCGGGGCCAGCCAAGCCTCGGCGAGCCATAGCACCAGCGCATAGCGCCCCGCCTTGGCCAACCCGATCAGCAGGATGGCCCGCCACCAGGGCAGCCGGAAGAGTCCGGCCAGTACGGTGAGCGGGTCGCCGACCAGCGGTACCCAGGAGACCAGCAGGCTCCACTCGCCGAAACGCCGGTACCACCGCTCGGCGCGCGCCAGGCCCGCCGGCGAGGCGGGAAACCAGCGGCGCCCCTGGAAGTGGCGCGCGTAGCGACCCAAGGCCACGTTGACCAGGCTACCCAGGGTATTGCCGGCGGTGGCCACCGCCCACAGCCCCAGGGCCGGCTGCTCCAGGCACCACAGCCGGGCCAGCCACACTTCCGAACCGCCGGGCAGCAGGGTGGCACTGGCCAGGGCCACCAGGAAGAGGCTCAGGATGGCCGTATCCTTCGCCACTGCAGCAGCAGGCTGCTGCAGTAACATTGACTCCATGACGACATGACCGCGATGACCCTCCCAGACTCGATTCCCAACGCCCTGACCATCGCCGGCTCCGACCCCAGCGGCGGCGCCGGCATCCAGGCCGATCTCAAGACCTTCTCTGCGCTGGGCACCTATGCGACCAGCGTGATCACTGCGCTGACCGCCCAGAATACCCGTGGCGTCAGCGGGGTTCACCCGGTGCCCGCCAACTTCATCGCCGTCCAGCTCGAGACCCTGCTCGACGATGTACGCCTCGATGCGGTGAAGATCGGCATGGTGGCCAGCCGTGAGGTGGCCGAGGTGATCCGCGACGCCCTGGCGCGACGCCGGCCACGCTGGGTAGTGCTCGACCCGGTGATGGTGGCCAAGAGCGGCGATATCCTCGTGGATGACGCCGGCATCCGCGCCGTACGCGAGGTGCTGGTGCCCCAGGCCGACCTGATCACCCCCAACCTGCCCGAGGCGGCGGTACTGCTGGGCGTTCCGGCCCCGATCGACCGCCACGGCATGCTGGCCCTCGCCCCGGCGCTACGCGAACTGGGCGCCGGGGCCACCCTGCTCAAGGGCGGCCACTTGGTGGGAGAGGAGTGTCCCGACCTGCTGATCACCCGCGAGGCGGCCACCTGGATCGAAGGCGCCCGGGTGGATACCACCAACCTCCACGGCACCGGCTGCACCCTCTCCTCGGCGATCGCCGCACGCCTGGCCCAGGGCGACAGCCTGGAGCAGGCGGTGGCCGCGGCCAAGCGCTGGCTCGGCGCGGCCCTGGCCGCCAGCCAGCGCCTGGACGTGGGGCACGGCCACGGGCCGGTGCACCATTTCCACGCCTGGTGGTAGCGACCTTTCGCACATCTCGCCTTGCAGGCCCGGCTGGCGCCTCCCATGCTGAAGGTCTACACCGCCGTGGCGCCACGCCAAGGAGCCGTCATGCCCCCGACCCTGCTGTTTGCCTGCGACCTCTCGGCCGAGAACCGCGCCGCCTTCGCCAGGGCGGTGCGCCTGGCCGGTGAACAGGGCGCCCGTCTCGACGTCATCCACGTGCTCGACCCCTACCTGCCCCGCCGCGTGCTCCACGACCTGGAGGAGGCCGTGGTGGCCGACATGCAGGCGACCCTCACCGATATCCGCGAGGACTACGCCCTGCCCGAACCGCCGGTGATGATGCAGACGGTCACCGGCGCCCCCTATGCCGAGATCATCCGCGAGGCCCACGAGCGCGAGGTAGACATGATCGTGCTGGGGGCTCACCGCAAGCGGGGCCAGCCCGACCTGGTGGCCGGCACCACCCTGGCCCGGGTGCTGCGCGGCGCCCCCTGCCCGGTGCTCTCGGTGAGCCACACCGCCAGCCAGGGCTGGGAGGAGATCCTGTTGCCCATGGACTTCTCTCTCACCTCGCGCCATACCCTGCGCGAGACCCTGCGTCGCTTCCCCGACACCCGCCTGACCCTGCTCCATGCCTGGGATATCCCCGGCGAGCGCGAGCTCGGCTCACGCGGCGACTTCGCCCGCTGGCGCGACCGCGAGGTGGCGCGCCTGCAGAGCCAGCTGGAGGCCGAGGTGGAGCGCCTGATGGCCGAACTGGACGACGTCCCGGAGGTGGAACTGGTGCTGGAGCAGGGCGCCCCCCTGGAGGTGCTGATGAACCGCCTGCGGCGTCAGCCGCCCGACCTGCTGGCGCTGGGCAGTCGCGGCCAGCTGGGCCGGCATAGCCAGATCACCGAGTCGCTGCTCGCCGAGCCCCACTGCGACATCATGCTGTGCCGCGCCTGGTAAGGCTCAGCGCTACAAGCGCCTCCGGCACCCCGGCATGCTACCCTTGGCGCCGCCTAGAACGTCAGGGAGAGCCGTAATGAAGGCACTGATCCAGCGCGTGACCCGCGCCAGCGTGACAGTGGAGGGGCGCACCGTGGGCGCCATCGACCATGGCCTGCTGGCCCTGGTGGGGGTGGAGAAGGGTGACGACGACGACGCGGTGGCACGGCTGCTTCACAAGCTGCTGCACTACCGCGTGTTCAGCGATGCCGATGGCAAGATGAACCTCAATCTGCAGCAGGTCGATGGTGGCCTGCTGCTGGTCTCCCAGTTCACCCTGGCCGCGGATACCCGCAAGGGGCTGCGCCCCAGCTTCTCCAGCGCGGCCCCGCCCGCCGATGGCGACCGCCTCTTCCATCAACTGCTGGAGCGCGCCGAAGCCGCCTGGCCGAAGGTCGCCAGCGGCGAGTTCGCCGCCAATATGCAGGTCGCGCTGGTCAATGACGGCCCGGTGACCTTCCTGCTGGAGAGCTGATGCCTGCCGAAGCCGAGCCGCTTGGGCGACGCCGGGGAAGCGCGTAAGCGACATATACCCCGGGTTGCTGGCGCAAGCGAAGCGACGTCCGGCGCTCGCCAGGGATGGCGAGCGAGGGTCACCCGTGAGGGATTATGTTGTGACCCGACGGACAGGTCGCGAGCGCGGCGCCAGGGTTTCAACCCGGGGGTCGCGACTCACGCTGCCCCGGCGTGAACCGCCACCTAGCCGAATTAGCCACCGAGTTCGGCCTCCATGGTTTCCAGCGCCTCCTCGGCGGCGAGCCACTCCGCCTCCAGGTCGTCGAGGCGGGACTTGAGCTCACCCTGGCGGGCCAGGGTCGCGGTGAGCTCTTGCTTGCGGGCGGGATCGGTATAGAGCTCGGCATCACCAAGTACCTCCTCCACCCCGGCAAGCTCCGTCTGGACCTTCTCCATGGCCTGCTCGGCGCGATCGCGCTGCTTCTTCAGCGGACGCAGCTTCTCGCGCAGCTCGGCGGCGGCGCGACGCGACGCCTTGCGATCCTCCCTGGGCGTGCCCCCTTCGAGCTGGCGCTCATCGCTGTCGCCGCGGGCCCCTCGTCGCTCGCCCTCCAGGCGCGCCTTGAGCCACAGGCGATAGTCCTCCAGGTCACCGTCGAAGGGCTCCACCCGATGGTCGGCCACCCGCCAGAACTCATCCACGCTGGCGCGCAGCAGGTGGCGGTCGTGGGAGACGATGATCACCGTACCCTCGAAGCCCGCCAGGGCCTCGGTCAGCGCCTCGCGCATCTCGAGATCCAAGTGGTTGGTGGGCTCGTCGAGCAGCAGCAGGTTGGGCTTCTGCCAGGCTACCAGGGCCAGCGCCAGGCGCGCCTTCTCGCCCCCCGAGAAGCGCCCCACCTCACCGAAGACATCGTCACCCGGAAAGCCGAAGCCACCCAGGAAGTTGCGGATCTCCTGGTCGCTGGCGGTGGGCGAGAGGCGCTGCACATGCATGAAGGGGGTGGCGGCGAGATCCAGCCCCTCCAGCTGGTGCTGGGCGAAATAGCCGACCTTGAGATGCTCCCCCGCGATGCGCTTGCCGGCGAGCAGCGGGAGCTCACCGGTCAGCGTCTTGATCAGGGTCGACTTGCCGGCGCCGTTGGGGCCCAGCAGGCCGATACGCTGCCCGGGCAGCAGCGTCAGCCTGACGTTGTCGAGCTGGACCCTCTCCACCCCCGGCTCGCCCCCCACGGAGCAATAGCCCAGCCGCGCCTCGTCCAGCACCAGCAGCGGGTGGGAGGTCTTGTCTGCGGCGGGCAGGGTGAAGTGGAAGGGCGAGTCGGCATGGGCCACGG
The Halomonas sp. H10-9-1 DNA segment above includes these coding regions:
- a CDS encoding universal stress protein, producing MPPTLLFACDLSAENRAAFARAVRLAGEQGARLDVIHVLDPYLPRRVLHDLEEAVVADMQATLTDIREDYALPEPPVMMQTVTGAPYAEIIREAHEREVDMIVLGAHRKRGQPDLVAGTTLARVLRGAPCPVLSVSHTASQGWEEILLPMDFSLTSRHTLRETLRRFPDTRLTLLHAWDIPGERELGSRGDFARWRDREVARLQSQLEAEVERLMAELDDVPEVELVLEQGAPLEVLMNRLRRQPPDLLALGSRGQLGRHSQITESLLAEPHCDIMLCRAW
- a CDS encoding YqaA family protein, translating into MLSLFLVALASATLLPGGSEVWLARLWCLEQPALGLWAVATAGNTLGSLVNVALGRYARHFQGRRWFPASPAGLARAERWYRRFGEWSLLVSWVPLVGDPLTVLAGLFRLPWWRAILLIGLAKAGRYALVLWLAEAWLAPLCR
- the dtd gene encoding D-aminoacyl-tRNA deacylase; this translates as MKALIQRVTRASVTVEGRTVGAIDHGLLALVGVEKGDDDDAVARLLHKLLHYRVFSDADGKMNLNLQQVDGGLLLVSQFTLAADTRKGLRPSFSSAAPPADGDRLFHQLLERAEAAWPKVASGEFAANMQVALVNDGPVTFLLES
- a CDS encoding TRAP transporter large permease subunit — translated: MLATLLELMPLVLFATICGVLMLGYPVALSLAGTALIFAGLGFALTHLGVPVPFEAGYLSAMPNRLFGIMTNQTLLAVPLFVLMGVLLEKSRVAETLLDAMALAFGALRGGLGIAVVLVGMLLAASTGIVGATVVTMGLLSLPTMLKRGYSASLATGTICATGTLGQIIPPSIALVLLGDVLSNAYQQAQLAMGVWSPKTLSVGDLFIGALVPGVLLVVAYILYVTLTAWLRPSLAPPVDRQALMEELGHSGSLWPLLLKGLLPPVLLIVAVLGSILGGFATPTEASAVGAAGAFLLALANRRLNLRMLREVVHSTAQVTSMVFLILIGAALFSLVFRAFGGEELVIELFEALPGGVVGATLVVMLVIFLLGFILDFIEITFVVVPIVGPVLLAMGLDPIWLGIMIAVNLQTSFLTPPFGFALFYLRGVTPESVPTSAIYRGVIPFILIQLGMLGALALFPALATWLPSVI
- a CDS encoding ATP-binding cassette domain-containing protein; the encoded protein is MIALRQVSLQRGTQALLEGADLTLHAGHKAGIVGPNGAGKSSLFKLLLGELAPDRGEVEMSGGQRIAHMAQEVEALDRSLLDHVLDGHAELRRVEAALEAAREAGDDHREAELHGVIEALDGYSAPARAAQLLVGLGFSQADLDRPLASFSGGWRMRVNLARTLFMPSDLLLLDEPTNHLDLDALLWLEQWLTRYPGTLLLISHDRDFLDAVCDSIVHFDRRSLVLYRGNYTTFERTRAEKLALQQAEAAKQQARREEIERFVARFRAKATKARAAQSRLKMLERMGDIAVAHADSPFHFTLPAADKTSHPLLVLDEARLGYCSVGGEPGVERVQLDNVRLTLLPGQRIGLLGPNGAGKSTLIKTLTGELPLLAGKRIAGEHLKVGYFAQHQLEGLDLAATPFMHVQRLSPTASDQEIRNFLGGFGFPGDDVFGEVGRFSGGEKARLALALVAWQKPNLLLLDEPTNHLDLEMREALTEALAGFEGTVIIVSHDRHLLRASVDEFWRVADHRVEPFDGDLEDYRLWLKARLEGERRGARGDSDERQLEGGTPREDRKASRRAAAELREKLRPLKKQRDRAEQAMEKVQTELAGVEEVLGDAELYTDPARKQELTATLARQGELKSRLDDLEAEWLAAEEALETMEAELGG
- the thiD gene encoding bifunctional hydroxymethylpyrimidine kinase/phosphomethylpyrimidine kinase encodes the protein MTLPDSIPNALTIAGSDPSGGAGIQADLKTFSALGTYATSVITALTAQNTRGVSGVHPVPANFIAVQLETLLDDVRLDAVKIGMVASREVAEVIRDALARRRPRWVVLDPVMVAKSGDILVDDAGIRAVREVLVPQADLITPNLPEAAVLLGVPAPIDRHGMLALAPALRELGAGATLLKGGHLVGEECPDLLITREAATWIEGARVDTTNLHGTGCTLSSAIAARLAQGDSLEQAVAAAKRWLGAALAASQRLDVGHGHGPVHHFHAWW